TTTCTAAGTTGATGCCATAAATTTTAGCTATTTCTTTTAAGGCTGTTCCTTTAGTGGCATTTTTATGCATTATTTCTATATTATTTGCACCAGATGATGTCACACTTATACTTGTATTTTCTGATAATAGTTTGGCAGCATTTTCTAGTTTCGATATATCATTAGATATTGCTATTATTTTGATGGGGGGATTTTCTTTTTCGTTAAGGTATAATTCTATATTTTCTACTTCTGTAATGTATCCCACTTCTAGCTTTTGTTGTGCTTCTGCACGTAAATGCTCAACATCTGGTTCATAGCCATTAGACCTAATTAAATCTATATATGCATTTGTATCAGTTTCTATACTTGTTGTGTATATAGTATTTTTTGTATAAAGTTGATAACTTATGTCAAAACTTTTCAATATTTCAATTGTATAGTATAAATCTTTAGGTAACATTGGTGTAATACTTATGATATTACCATTTTTATCATAGACTATACCACCATTAAAACTAATCACATCACAATTAATATTTTCTTCATTTAAAGCTGGTAAAGCTTCATAATAGGCTCTTCCAGTCGCAACAACAAATTCTATTCCTTGGTTTTTGGCGAAATTAATAAGTTTTACATTTTCTTTAGGAATTTTATGGTTATGATTCAATAAAGTTCCATCCATATCACTAGCTATTAATTTAATCATAAAATATTTAGAAATACGATCGTAAATCGTATTTTTCCCCTTTCTTAAGTGTAATTTGATTATAACATATATACATAAATATTGTAAGTGAGTATTGGAAATTGCATTAGTGTTGAGTTCAATTTCTATTATTAATTGTGTATTTATGATAAGATAGAAGGTAACTATACTGTTTGTAGAAAGTGATGTAATATGATAATTAAAGATATAATAAAAAATAATAATTTAGAAGAATTATTTGCTAATGTAAAAATTGGTATAGAAAAAGAAGGACAACGTGTTTTAGAAAATGGGGAGATAACAAAAACTGATCATCCAAAAATATTTGGTGTAAGACACGAGCATCCTTACATTCAAACTGATTTTGCTGAATCACAGGTTGAGTTGATAACAACACCAGAAAATAATGAAAAAGATGTTTTAAGGGTTTTAAATGCTATACATGAAGTAACTTTAAAAAACCTACCAAAAGATGAATATATTTGGCCTTTAAGTATACCAGCTATACTACCTAATGAAGAAGATATAAGGGTTGCACAATTTGAAAAGCAGTTTGATATAGAGTATAGAGAGTATTTAGTAAAAAAATACGGTAAGTATAAACAAATGGTTTCGGGTATTCATTATAATTTCCAACTTGACGATATGCTGATGAAGAAAATTGCTGAAATTACTCAGGAGGATATAGTAAAGATAAAAAATGATGTTTATTTAAAACTTGCTAGACAATTTTTAAGATATCAATGGCTTTTAATTTATCTTTTAGGTGCTTCACCTTTAGCAGAGGATAAATATTTTACAGATGGTATAAAACCAACTGATTTTGTAAGAAGTTTAAGAACTAGCAGATATGGTTATGTAAATGAAGAAGATATTAAAGTATCATATAGTTCGTTAGAAAGATATATTAAAGATATAACAGGATATGTAGAAAATAAACAATTAATAGCTGAAAAAGAATTTTACTCTAGTGTTCGTTTTAGAGGTGCAGATACTATAAAAAAATTTCCGGAACAAGGAATTAAGTATATTGAATTTAGATTATTTGATTTAAATCCATTTGCACCATTTGGTATTTTAGAAAAAGATATTAGATTTGTACATTTATTCATAAAAACTCTGGTTTGGTTAGAAGAAGAGGATAAAAATACTTCTGAATCTTTAGGATATGAATACAGTGAAAATGTAGCTCTTTCTCATCCACTGGAAAAAGTTAAGTATGAAGAAGAGGGACTATGGTTACTAAATCAAATGAAAGACATGGTAGGGAAAGTAGGTCTACTAGAAAGTGATATTGAATTAATAGATGAAAAGATTGAAGAATTAAAAAATCCTGAACTTACAATAGGAGCTAGACTTTTAAAAGAATATCAAAAAGAAAATGATATGGCTAAAGTAGGAATGAAGTTAGCTAAAGTTTATAAAGAGGATGCTTTAAGAGAATATTATTCATTAAGTGCATATTCTAATATGGAACTGTCTACACAAGCTGTAATTGAAGATGCAATAAAAAACGGTATTAAAGTTACTGTTATTGATGAAAATGATCAGTTTATTCGTTTAGAAAGTGAGGGGAGAGTAGAATATGTAAAAAATGGAAATATGACAAGTAAAGATAGTTATATTTCTCCGCTAATTATGGAAAACAAGGTTGTTACCAAAAAAGTATTAGCAGAAAAAGGTTTTAGAGTTCCAAAAGGCTATGAAGTTTCTACTTTAGAAGAGGCATTACAAAAATTTAATTATATAAAAAATAAACCAATTGTAATAAAACCTAAGAGTACTAATTTTGGCTTAGGAATAACTATTTTTAAAAAAGGAACTAGTTCAGTAGAAAACTATTCTAAAGCTATAAATTTTGCTCTTAAAGAAGATAAAGATATACTTATTGAAGAGTTTATTGAGGGGACAGAATATAGATTCTTTGTTATTGAAGGAAAAACTGAAGCTGTATTATTAAGAGTACCTGCAAATGTTGTGGGTGATGGTAAACATACAATAAGGGAATTGGTTGAACAAAAAAATTCGGATTCGCTAAGAGGAGATGCAAAGAAAACTCCTCTGAAAAAAATTGAACTTGGAGAAATTGAAAAACTTCAATTATCTGAACAAGGATTAAATTTTGATTCTATATTAGCTGTGAATGAAGTAGCATACCTTAGAGAAAATTCAAATATCAGTACAGGTGGAGACTCTGTAGATATGACGGATGAGGTTCATGATAGCTATAAAGAGTTAGCTGTTCGAATATCTGATGCTATGATGGCTAAGGTTTGTGGTGTAGATTTAATAATTTCAAATATAAAAGAAGAAGTTAGTGCAACTAATTATGGAGTTATCGAAGCTAATTTTAATCCTATGATGATGATGCATATTTATCCACATTCAGGTAGATCTAGAAGATTATCGCTAAATGTATTAAAAATGCTATTTCCAGAAAAGAATATAAAGTAAATTATTTAAATGATAACATAATAACGTAACGTGTCAATAGACTGTTGCGTTATTATTTTTTACTATACTATAAAATAAAAAAATGATTGTAATCTCATGAAAGTATGAAAAAAATATTTTCATAATATATTTTTAAAAATAAAAATTAATATAACGAACAGGAGAAATATAATAAAATTCACCTTACATAAGTTAATTAAACTGTTTTATATAGACATCGTAAAAAAATATATATAACATATTAAAAACAAAAATATGGAAATCGATTGCATTGTTTGTAAAGTAGGAAACTAAAACATTTACAAAAAAAATAATAAATGATATAATCTATTTGTATGCAAAGGTATACACGTCATAATTAAATAAGAATTAAATAAAAGGAGGTACTAAGATGGTAGGAATTATCATCGCGAGTCACGGTGAATTTGCTGCAGGAATTAAACAATCAGGTTCTATGATTTTTGGTGAACAAGAAAAAGTAGAAGCAGTTGTATTTATGCCAAGTGAAGGACCAGAAGACTTGCAAAGAAAACTTCAGGAAGCTATTGCTAAAGTAGATTCTGAAGAAATTCTTTTCCTTGTCGATCTTTGGGGTGGAAGTCCATTTAACCAAGCTAACAAGTTATTTGAAGAAGCACCAGAGAAGAGAGCAATCGTAGCAGGATTAAACTTACCAATGCTTATCGAAGCATATGCTAGTAGATTCACTATGACAACAGCTCACGAGATTGCAAAAGCAATCACACCAACAGCTATTGATGGAGTTAAAGTTCGCCCTGAAGAACTACAACCAAAAGCAGCAGTGGCTGAAAGTACAACAGCTGCACCTCAAGGAGAAATTCCTGAAGGTACAGTACTAGGAAATGGGAAAATAGAATTTGTATTAGCCCGTATCGATACTCGTCTACTACATGGACAAGTTGCTACAAACTGGACAAAAGCAACTCATCCAAACAGAATTATTGTAGTTTCAGATTCAGTATCAAAAGATGAATTACGTAAAAAACTTATTGAGCAAGCAGCTCCTCCTGGAGTACGCGCACACGTAATTCCATTAGATAAACTTGTTCAAGTTTATAACGATCCAAGATTTGGTGATACAAAAGCGTTACTATTATTTGAAACACCACAAGATGCACTTGCAGTAATTGAAAAAGGAGTAGAGATTCCAGAATTAAATATCGGATCTATGGCCCACTCAGTTGGTAAAGTTCAAATTAACAATGTATTATCATTAGATCAAGAAGATGTAGAAGTATACAAAAAACTTCATGATTTAGGTGTTAAATTTGATGTTCGTAAAGTATCTAACGATTCTCCATCAGATTTATTCAAACTTATTGAAGCTAAATCAAGTGAAGGTTTAAAATTATAATTTAATAGAAATTAGGAGGACACTATGGAATTTAGTATTCTAACAGTTATATTAGTCCTAATTGTTGCATTATTAGCTGGTATGGAAAGTATCTTAGACCAATTCCAATTCCATCAACCAATTATTGCTTGTTCATTAATCGGTTTAGCAACAGGACATTTATCAGAAGGTATTATTTTAGGTGGAGCTCTTCAATTATTAGCACTTGGATGGGCTAATATTGGGGCAGCGGTTGCTCCAGATGCAGCGTTAGCATCAGTAGCATCTGCTATTATTTTCATTAAAGCTGGAGATTTCTCAGCTGAAGGACGTATTATCGCTATCGCAACAGCTGTTACATTAGCTACAGTTGGTCTTGTACTTACAATGGTTGTTCGTACACTATCAGTAGTTATTGTTCACCGAGCTGACCACGCAGCAGAGCAAGGGAACTTCCGTGGAGTTGAATTTTGGCACTACGTAGCACTTGCAGCTCAAGGATTACGTGTTGCTATTCCAGCGGGGTTATTAATGTTCATTCCATCATCAGTAGTTCAAAAAGCACTTGAAGCCTTACCAAAATGGTTCACTGAAGGTATGGCAATCGGTGGAGGAATGGTAGTTGCAGTTGGTTTCGCAATGGTTATCAACTTAATGGCAACTAAAGAAGTATGGCCGTTCTTCTTCTTAGGATTTGCATTAGCACCAATTAGCCAATTAACACTTATCGCAACAGGTATCATTGGATTATGTTTAGCTATTATTTACCTAAACCTTTCTAAAAACAAAGGTGGCGGTGGTGGAAATACTTCATCTGGAGACCCACTAGGCGATATCTTAAACGATTATTAAAAAGGAGGAACAACAAAATGTCAGAGAAAAAAATTACATTAAGTAAAAAAGATCGTCGTAGCGTTATGTTACGTTCTCAGTTCCTTCAAGGTTCATGGAACTATGAACGTATGCAAAATGGTGGTTGGGCATTTGCTTTAATCCCAGCGCTTAAAAAATTATATCCAAACAAAGAAGATGCTACTCAAGCATTAAAACGTCACTTAGAGTTCTTTAACACTCACCCATATATTGCAGCACCTATTCTAGGGGTTACACTTGCTTTAGAAGAAGACAAAGCAAATGGAGCTGATATTGATGATGCAGCAATTCAAGGGGTTAAAGTTGGTATGATGGGACCATTAGCAGGTATTGGGGATCCAGTATTCTGGTTTACAGTTCGTCCTATTCTTGGAGCTATCGCAGCTTCATTAGCAACTGGTGGTTCAATTATTGCACCATTATTCTTCTTTATCGCATGGAACTTAATCCGTATTGGATTCTTATGGTATACACAAGAATTTGGTTATAAAAAAGGTTCTGAAATTACAAGTGACCTTTCAGGTGGTATTTTACAAACAATTACAAAAGGAGCTTCAATCCTTGGTATGTTCGTAATGGGTATCTTAGTTCAACGTTGGACTAATATCAGCTTCCCATTAGTTGTTTCTAAAGTACAATTAGATGAAAAAGCATTTATTCACTTCCCAGAAAAAGGTACACATATTACTGGTGAAGTACTACAAGATATTGTTACAAAAGCAACAAGTGGAAAATTCTCACTAACACCAGAAAAAGTTACAACATTACAAGATAACTTAAATCAACTTATTCCTGGATTTGCTGCGTTATTATTAACATTCATATGTATGTGGTTATTAAAACGTAAGGTAAGCCCAGTGGTAATAATCTTCGGATTATTTGCTTTAGGTGTAATTGCTCACGTAGTTGGTGTAATGTAATAAAGTTTAGGAAGTTGAGTCTAAATGGTCTCAACTTCCTTTTTAAAATTAATTATGAAAAATCTATAGGAGGTGTAGGGAATGGTGATGTCTATGAATAGTAAGGTGGTATACACAACTAAAGCTAATTGCCTTACAGGTTCAATAGGAAATAAGCATGGTGATGTAATGTTAGGGGATAAAGCTTTTGAATTCTATAATCATAGAAATACAGAGGATTATATTCAAATACCATGGACGGAAATAGATAAAGTTAGAGCTCAAATGTTTTTTAGAGATAAATATATCAGAGGATTTTTTATAGATACTAAAAGTGCAGGAAGTTTTAACTTTATTGTAAAAAATTCTGGAAAATGTTTAAAAGAAATGAGAGAATTTATAGGAAATGATAAGATAGTCAGAAATAAACCTATATTATCTTTTAAAAATTTATTCAAGAAAAAAGATTAGTACTTTGATATTAATCTTTTTTTTTTTTTTGAAAATAATAATATGAAAACGTAATGTAAAATAAATTTTTTCTTGCATTTTCATATATTTTGTATTAAACTATAATTGAAAATAAAAATCAGTATTATAACAGCTTGATGTTGTACTATAAAATTATAAAAAAGAGGTATATCAATGAAATTATCTGCAAATTCACCTACGCGAAAGCAAGGAATTCTCATGTTTACTATCCTAATTGCTGCATATGTAGTATTTGCTACTAACTGGGTAGCAGGATCAAATTTATCAAAACAAATCACAGATTATTACTTTAATGGAGAAAAGGTTTCTCCTATAATTTCAGAAGTAGTAAATTATACAATAACTATAGCAAGAATTATTGCTAATCTACTTGCTGCGTTTATTTTAATTAAGTTACATCCGAAAAAGGCTGCAATATTAGCATTATTTTGTCTATGTTTTTCATTCTTTGCCATCTTTACCCACAACTACTGGTTATATACTTTCTCTAGGATGATTATGGCATTTGGAGGATCAATGATAATTGTATTTATAAACTCCTTTGTGGCCAAGTTTATACCGAATGATAAGAAAATAATGACTAGTGCAATTATCACCGCTGCATACAATGTTGGAGCTGCATTAGTTGCTATCTTATTCTTATTATTTAAAGAGCATTTTGTAGAAGATTGGCGTTATACTATGATAGGATTTAGTATTTTTAGTATAATTCTATTTATTTGTTGGTTAATGTTCTCTCATGATTTTGAACCAACAATTACTTGGAAACACCCAAATTATTTTGTTTATAAATTATTGATTGAATCAAAAGAAATATTACACGAAGAAGATGCTAAAAAATATACTTATGCTGATGGTTTTAAAGATAAATTTATCTATGTATTTTCATTAGGTTTTGGTGGATTTTTATTTCTTTATGTTATGCCGTTAGTATCACTACCTAGAGTTGTAGCAGAACATGCTCATAATACAAGTTTTAAACCAGAATTTATGATATTAACTGTAACACTTGGTGGAATAATTGGAACTTTATTTAGCTTAATGGTTACTAGAAAATTAAACTTTAGAAGAAAACCATTTTTAATTTCTCATGGAGTATTGATGATAGGATTCATGGCATTAGGACTAGCTTTCGTATCTACTAATGTTGTATTATCATATGTAATGTTTAGTTTATCAGGATTTTTTATGTATTCACAATATCCAGTATATTTAAATCTTCCATATGAGTTACCAAATATGAATTCACAAAGATTAACAATAATGTTTGGAATATTTTGGGCTTTTGGATATGCAATTTATACATTATTTAACTT
This portion of the Gemella haemolysans ATCC 10379 genome encodes:
- the gshAB gene encoding bifunctional glutamate--cysteine ligase GshA/glutathione synthetase GshB, with amino-acid sequence MIIKDIIKNNNLEELFANVKIGIEKEGQRVLENGEITKTDHPKIFGVRHEHPYIQTDFAESQVELITTPENNEKDVLRVLNAIHEVTLKNLPKDEYIWPLSIPAILPNEEDIRVAQFEKQFDIEYREYLVKKYGKYKQMVSGIHYNFQLDDMLMKKIAEITQEDIVKIKNDVYLKLARQFLRYQWLLIYLLGASPLAEDKYFTDGIKPTDFVRSLRTSRYGYVNEEDIKVSYSSLERYIKDITGYVENKQLIAEKEFYSSVRFRGADTIKKFPEQGIKYIEFRLFDLNPFAPFGILEKDIRFVHLFIKTLVWLEEEDKNTSESLGYEYSENVALSHPLEKVKYEEEGLWLLNQMKDMVGKVGLLESDIELIDEKIEELKNPELTIGARLLKEYQKENDMAKVGMKLAKVYKEDALREYYSLSAYSNMELSTQAVIEDAIKNGIKVTVIDENDQFIRLESEGRVEYVKNGNMTSKDSYISPLIMENKVVTKKVLAEKGFRVPKGYEVSTLEEALQKFNYIKNKPIVIKPKSTNFGLGITIFKKGTSSVENYSKAINFALKEDKDILIEEFIEGTEYRFFVIEGKTEAVLLRVPANVVGDGKHTIRELVEQKNSDSLRGDAKKTPLKKIELGEIEKLQLSEQGLNFDSILAVNEVAYLRENSNISTGGDSVDMTDEVHDSYKELAVRISDAMMAKVCGVDLIISNIKEEVSATNYGVIEANFNPMMMMHIYPHSGRSRRLSLNVLKMLFPEKNIK
- a CDS encoding PTS mannose/fructose/sorbose transporter subunit IIC, producing the protein MEFSILTVILVLIVALLAGMESILDQFQFHQPIIACSLIGLATGHLSEGIILGGALQLLALGWANIGAAVAPDAALASVASAIIFIKAGDFSAEGRIIAIATAVTLATVGLVLTMVVRTLSVVIVHRADHAAEQGNFRGVEFWHYVALAAQGLRVAIPAGLLMFIPSSVVQKALEALPKWFTEGMAIGGGMVVAVGFAMVINLMATKEVWPFFFLGFALAPISQLTLIATGIIGLCLAIIYLNLSKNKGGGGGNTSSGDPLGDILNDY
- a CDS encoding mannose/fructose/sorbose PTS transporter subunit IIA, translating into MVGIIIASHGEFAAGIKQSGSMIFGEQEKVEAVVFMPSEGPEDLQRKLQEAIAKVDSEEILFLVDLWGGSPFNQANKLFEEAPEKRAIVAGLNLPMLIEAYASRFTMTTAHEIAKAITPTAIDGVKVRPEELQPKAAVAESTTAAPQGEIPEGTVLGNGKIEFVLARIDTRLLHGQVATNWTKATHPNRIIVVSDSVSKDELRKKLIEQAAPPGVRAHVIPLDKLVQVYNDPRFGDTKALLLFETPQDALAVIEKGVEIPELNIGSMAHSVGKVQINNVLSLDQEDVEVYKKLHDLGVKFDVRKVSNDSPSDLFKLIEAKSSEGLKL
- a CDS encoding DUF956 family protein; the encoded protein is MVMSMNSKVVYTTKANCLTGSIGNKHGDVMLGDKAFEFYNHRNTEDYIQIPWTEIDKVRAQMFFRDKYIRGFFIDTKSAGSFNFIVKNSGKCLKEMREFIGNDKIVRNKPILSFKNLFKKKD
- a CDS encoding PTS system mannose/fructose/sorbose family transporter subunit IID, producing MSEKKITLSKKDRRSVMLRSQFLQGSWNYERMQNGGWAFALIPALKKLYPNKEDATQALKRHLEFFNTHPYIAAPILGVTLALEEDKANGADIDDAAIQGVKVGMMGPLAGIGDPVFWFTVRPILGAIAASLATGGSIIAPLFFFIAWNLIRIGFLWYTQEFGYKKGSEITSDLSGGILQTITKGASILGMFVMGILVQRWTNISFPLVVSKVQLDEKAFIHFPEKGTHITGEVLQDIVTKATSGKFSLTPEKVTTLQDNLNQLIPGFAALLLTFICMWLLKRKVSPVVIIFGLFALGVIAHVVGVM
- a CDS encoding MFS transporter, which encodes MKLSANSPTRKQGILMFTILIAAYVVFATNWVAGSNLSKQITDYYFNGEKVSPIISEVVNYTITIARIIANLLAAFILIKLHPKKAAILALFCLCFSFFAIFTHNYWLYTFSRMIMAFGGSMIIVFINSFVAKFIPNDKKIMTSAIITAAYNVGAALVAILFLLFKEHFVEDWRYTMIGFSIFSIILFICWLMFSHDFEPTITWKHPNYFVYKLLIESKEILHEEDAKKYTYADGFKDKFIYVFSLGFGGFLFLYVMPLVSLPRVVAEHAHNTSFKPEFMILTVTLGGIIGTLFSLMVTRKLNFRRKPFLISHGVLMIGFMALGLAFVSTNVVLSYVMFSLSGFFMYSQYPVYLNLPYELPNMNSQRLTIMFGIFWAFGYAIYTLFNFTWSLVLNHFGYNSSIIFYLLGSLIYIIFVFTFPETRPKK
- a CDS encoding cytidine deaminase — encoded protein: MIKLIASDMDGTLLNHNHKIPKENVKLINFAKNQGIEFVVATGRAYYEALPALNEENINCDVISFNGGIVYDKNGNIISITPMLPKDLYYTIEILKSFDISYQLYTKNTIYTTSIETDTNAYIDLIRSNGYEPDVEHLRAEAQQKLEVGYITEVENIELYLNEKENPPIKIIAISNDISKLENAAKLLSENTSISVTSSGANNIEIMHKNATKGTALKEIAKIYGINLENAVAIGDNLNDQAMLDIVGYSVAMKNGNIKLKEQAKYVTEKTNSEGGVADTIFKLIEQNNKIKEDINEVLVKAAIEATKYAYVPYSNFKVGAAILAENGKIYTGCNIENASYSPTNCAERTAIFKAVSEGVTKFKKIAVVGGPNGNLENYCPPCGVCRQVISEFADKDFELILGTSENTYAVYNFFEEVLPLSFTSKELKK